GCTGGGCACGTCGACGTAGCGCGATTCGAAGATGGGCTTGCCGTTGTCGCGGGTCTCCGTTTCCGCGATGAGCTGGGCGTCGCGCTCGATCAGGTCCGCCAGCCGCCAGAGCAGGCGCGAGCGCTTGTGGGTGTCGGTGCGGCGCCAGGCCTTCGACGCGAGCGCGGCGTGCGCCGACTCCACCGCCCTCGCCACATCCTCCCCGGTTGCCTCTGCGACCTCGGCGAGCACCTCGCCGGTCGCGGGATTGGTGGTCGCGAAGGTGGCCCCGGAAGCAGACGCCACCATCTCGTTGTCGATCCAGAGACCGCGTGTGGGCACGCCGCTCATCCCGCTATTTGCCCTGGAAGGCGGCGCGGCGCTTCTCGACGTAGGCGGCGATTCCCTCCGTGGCGTCGTCGCTCTGGAAGAGCTGCTGCTGGAGCTCGCGCTCGACGGCCAGGCCGGTCTCGAAGGGGATTTCGGCGCCCGTCTGGACGGATCTCTTGATGAGGCCCACGGCCTTGGAGGCCTTGGCCGGCGGGGTGAACTGGCCTGCGAACTCCAGGACCTTGTCCATGAAGTCGTCACCCGACTCGGCCTCGATTACGCGATTGATGATGCCGTGGTCGAGGGCCTCGGCGAAGCCGAAGAGCTGGCCCGTGGTCATCATCTCGATGGAGCGTGATTTGCCGACCAGCCTCGCGAGCCGCTGGGTGCCGCCGGTGCCGGGCAACACGCCCAGGTTGATCTCGGGAAGCCCGATGCGGGAACCGCCCGCGCGGGCCACCCGCAGGTCGCAGGCCATCGCGATCTCGAGCCCGCCGCCCACGGTGTGCCCGTTGAGCGCGCCGATGGTGAGCTTCGGGGTGTGCTCGAGTCGGTTCAGGGTCTCATTCGCGTGCAGGCAGAAGAAGTATTTGAAGGTCGGCGTGACCTCGTTCAGCATCCCGATGCTCGCGCCGGCGCTGAAGAACTTGTCGCCCTTGCCGGTGAGCACGATGACGTGCGCGTCCTCGTCCATGCGCGCGCGAAGGATGCAGGCGTCCAGCTGCTGCATCATCTGGTAGGTGTAGGTGTTCGCCGGGGGATCGTCGAGGGTCAGGATGCAGACGCCGTCCTGGACGTCGTAGTGGACCAGGGTCTGGTCGGTCATGCGGTTTTCTCCGTGGTGATGGCTGCGTTGGCTTCTCGAATCGGCGCACAATTATAGTGCCACGGCTCCGGCCCGGGGACCCGCAAGAGGGGGCGGATCCGATCCGGGCTCGGAGCCTGCCGGCAGACCAAAACCCTTCAGTTCGACGGACCGATGGGGCGGCCGGGCGTCCAGGGAGCGCCCGCGGCGGCCAGCGCCTCCTCCAGTTCGGCCAGCGCCCCCTCGATGATGCCCGCGAGGTCCTGCTCGACCGCGCCCAGGTCTCCCTCGGCGATCTCGATGTTGCGCCGCTGGGTGGCGGTCGGGTTCTGGCGGGTCTGCCAGTGCCCGCCTTGGACGTTGCCCACCCGGTTGGCGACCGACGGCACGCTGGGCTCGTTGAGGGAGCCGCGCAGCTGGTCCCCCTGGAGCCGCAGGCGGATGCCGGCGAATTCCTGCTCGACTTCGTCGATGCGGCCGAACAGATCCGCTCCCGCGGCGGGCGTGCGCAGCAGGGCGGCGCGCATGTAGCCGATGCGCTCCGACTGGCGCCCGAGTTCGGAGCTGGCCACCCCGATGCGCCGC
The Gammaproteobacteria bacterium genome window above contains:
- a CDS encoding enoyl-CoA hydratase/isomerase family protein, translated to MTDQTLVHYDVQDGVCILTLDDPPANTYTYQMMQQLDACILRARMDEDAHVIVLTGKGDKFFSAGASIGMLNEVTPTFKYFFCLHANETLNRLEHTPKLTIGALNGHTVGGGLEIAMACDLRVARAGGSRIGLPEINLGVLPGTGGTQRLARLVGKSRSIEMMTTGQLFGFAEALDHGIINRVIEAESGDDFMDKVLEFAGQFTPPAKASKAVGLIKRSVQTGAEIPFETGLAVERELQQQLFQSDDATEGIAAYVEKRRAAFQGK